The Urbifossiella limnaea nucleotide sequence GGCGACGGCGTCCACGGCCTTCAGCGGGAACTGCATCGGGAACTTCCCCTCGGGGCAGACGAGGGTGCCGGTGGCGACGCAGGCAACGCCGCCCGCCTGGATCGACCAGTCGCGGAGGCCGCCGGGCACGTAGGTACACGCCTTCGGGTTCCGCAGCGCGGTGCGGACCAGGTCGCACTGCGAGAACGCAACCCAGTCAACCTTGTACCGGGCTTCCAGCGCGGTGGCGTTGTCGGGGCCCATGCTCGCCCGCTCGGCCGGGTCGCGGGTGCGGTAGAACGCCGGCGTCAGCTTCTCGTCGAGCACCTGCCCGACCCACTTGCCGACCTCGGACTCGGCCTCCGCCCGCACCGCCACCTCGATGGCAAACAGGTACGTGAAGTACACGAGCCCGACGACCACGGCCCCCCACCACGCGGCGTTGATGAGGTCGAACCCGAACAGCTCGCCCGTGCGGGTGCCTTCCGAGTTGCGGACGATCCGCCGGGCGGCAAACGCCAGCACGACGGCCACGACCGGCAGGAAGAGCATCTGTGGCGCGATGAGCGGCGACTTCGACTTCCACGAGGTGACCGCAAGTACGGCCAGGACGCCGACAAAGATCACGGTGACGACGAACGCGGCGACGGCCATCCACGAGACCGGAACGTACCCGACGGGGTCGGCGGTGGAGCCGAGCGGCGGGCCGGGGTCGCGGGCGGTCGGGGGCGTGTCGGCCATTACGGCACTCCGGCGGGGACACCCGTTCTACGGCCGTTGGGGGCACGGGGTTCGGGCCCACGACCAATTCGCGCTGACCCACCTACGGCCAAGAAACCCCAGTGGTTCTGCCTTGGGCACTGGTGGGTCAGCGGGAATTCGTCAGTTCCGCGCCGCGCGAGTTATTCATCCGTCGCCTGCGACGCCGAGCCGGCCGTCGGCGCGACGGCGCCCGGCATGCCGGGGTAGGCACCGGGGATGTTCGCCATCATCGTCGCGTTGCCGACCTGCACGTTCCCGGCGGCGTCCAGGAAGATCTTGTCCTGAAGGATCTCCTGGATCACGATCGCCATCTTGTCGGACACGCCGCGGGCGTCCACGAGCGGCTTGGCACCGGTGTTCAGCGCCACCATCCGCTTCTGGATCAGGGTGGACAGTTTGAACCGCCCCCCCACCTTGTTCACAATCGCCTCTTCCTTCAGGTCGTCGAGCATGAGCTAAAACCCCCTGCGGGTGAATTCGTCGCGGATCAGTCGTTCCAGGGCGTCGGTCGCGGCCGTCAGGTCGGCGTTCTCCAACCGCTTGTCGAACTCGTCGGCGCGGGCCAACTCGCCTCGGGCGGTTTCGAGCCGGCGGTGGATCGACGCCTCCGGCTCGCCGCGGCCGTCGAGCCGGTGGCGGAGCACGTCGAAGGCCGGCGGCATCACGAACAGCGAAAGGTGGTCGCCAGGGTACAGTAGCCGGACCTGCCCGGCGCCCTGCACGTCGATGACCAGGATGACACCCACGCCGGCGGCACGGTACGGATCGACCTCCGCCCGTGGGGTGCCGTAGAAGTCGACGCCGTGGACCTCAGCCCATTCGAGCATTTCACCGCGGGCGATCGCCTCGCGGAACTGGTCGTGCGTCCAATAATGATACGAGACGCCGTCCAGTTCGCCCGGCCGCCGCTTCCTGGTCGTAGCCGTGATCGCCCGGCGCAGTGGCAGCACGTTACGGCCGATGAGCCCGTCCACGAGCGTCGTCTTGCCGACCCCGCTCGGGCCCGACAAGACGATTAGCGGGGCGGTGCGGCCGGTCGGGGTCGTCATTCCGCGCTCCGCGTCACTCAACGTTCTGCACCAACTCGCGGACCTTCTCCAGCGCCGCCTTGATCTCGAACACGTGGCGCGACACGGTCACGTCGCCGGCCTTCGAGCCGAGGGTGTTCACCTCCCGGCCCATCTCCTGTAGCACGAATTCCAGCTTCCGCCCCGCCTCGTCCCCCTTACGGACCAGTTCCGCGAACTGCTCGAGGTGAGCGGTCAGCCGCGTCACCTCCTCGGCCACGTCGGTGCGGTCGGCGAACAGCGCCACCTCGCGGATGACGTGGTCCTGCGACACCGCCACGCCGGCGTCCGCGACGCCCTGCCGGACCCGCTCCAGGATGCGCTGCCGGTACTCGGCCGTGACCGCCGGCAGGTGGCTCCGCACCCGACCAAGTTCCTCGCACACGTGCCCGTGCAGCGACAGCAACTCGGCTGCCATCGCCTTCCCCTCTTCGCGGCGCATGGCGTCGAGCTTCGTCAACGCCTCGCCGAGCGCGGTCTCCACGGCCGGCCACTCGTCGTCGGGCAGGCCGCCGTGGCGGGTCGGCTCGGGGGCGACGCCGGGGAGCGTCAGCGCCGCGGCGAAGACTTGTGCCGCGTACAGTTCCGGCAATTTGGCGGCGTCGCAGGCGGTGCGAGCTTGTTTCAGGTAGGCGGTGAGCAGGTCGGTGTTCAGGGCGGCGTCGGTCGGCTTCGCCCGCCGGTTGGCGTGCACGTGAACCAGCAGGGTGCCGCGGCGGACGTGCCGGCGGACGACCTTCTCGACCTCGGCCTCGAACAGCGGGTACGGGTCGGACCCGCGAACGGTCACCTTCAGGTGCCGGTTGTTGACCGCCCGGACCTCGACGGCGACGGCGGCCGCGGCGGTCGCGCCCCGGGCCTCCCCGTACCCCGTCATGCTCAGCAACACACCGGTTCCCCGTGGGTGCTACTGTACGGGCGGGAGCTGGTTGCCCCCACCGCCCTGCTGGGCCGGGGCGGCCTTCTCGGCCGGAACCTCGATCTGGTTCACGTTCGCGTCCTCGGAGATCTCGTACTTCACGACCTTGACGTGGATCATGATGACGAGCACCCACACGGCGGCGAGGTACAGGGTGATCTTTACGAAGGCGTCGGCGGCACGCGAGCCGAAGGCGCTCGACCCGCCGGCGCCGCCGAACGCGCCCGCGAGCCCGCCGCCCTTGCCGCGCTGGATGAGGACGATCAGCATCAGGAACAGGCCGATGCCGACCACGAGCACGTTCAGAACGTGGGACACCCACCAGACGGCGAGCAAGGACACGGCGCGAACCTCCGTGCGAACGACACGACGGGCGACCCGGCCCGCCCCAACGGGTGAACGGTTAGTCTAGTGCGCGGGTCGGCGTCGGGTAGGGCCGTCAGCCCGCGGCGGCGACGATCTTGAGGAAGGCGTCGGCCTTGAGGCTGGCTCCGCCGACCAGTCCGCCGTCGATGTCCGGCTGCGCGAACAGCCCCGGCGCCGACTCGCCTGTGAGCGACCCGCCGTAGAGGATAGGAAGGGCAGCGGCGATATTATCGCCGTAGAGCATCCCCATTCGGGCGCGAATGTTCTTGTGCGCCTCCTGCGCCAGTTCCGGCGTGGCGACCTTCCCCGTACCGATCGCCCATACCGGCTCGTAGGCGAAGATCAGTCGGGCGAACTGCTCGTCCGTGAGGCCGGCGCACGCGGCGTACACCTGGCGCTGGAAGACGCGCTCCTGTAGGTTCCGCTCGCGCTCCGCGAGCGTCTCGCCGATGCACAGGATGACGTGTAGTCCGGCCTCGAGCGCGGCATGAACCTTTTGGTTGGTCGCGGCGTCGGTCTCGCCGATGACATGCCGCCGCTCGCTGTGCCCGACGAGGGTGTATTTGCAGCCGACCTCTAGGAGCATCCCCGGGCTGACCTCGCCGGTGAACGCCCCCTTCGTCTCCGAGTACACGTCCTGCGCCCCGAGCGCCACCGCCGTCCCGGCGAGGGCGTCGGCGACGGGCACGAGCCACGGAAACGGCGGGATGACGGCCACGTCGCACGCCGGGGACGCACCTACGCCGGCGGCGACGGCCTTCGCCAGCGTGACGGCCTCGGCGCGGGTGGTGTTCATCTTCCAGTTGCCAGCAATCAGCTTGCGACGGGGCATGAGGCTCCTCGGGAACTACACAACTGGCGAGCGGTCAGTTCTGTTCCGGCGCCCAGAACTCGCGGTCCAGCGCCGCAGCCAGCCGCCGCAGGTCGCCCATCAGGTCGAGGAACTGATGCGGCAGCAGCGCCTGCGGGCCGTCCGACATCGCCTTCTCGGGACAGTTGTGAACCTCGACGTGCACCCCGTCGGCACCCGCCGCGACCGACGCCCGGCACATGCTCGGGATCAGGTCGGGCCGGCCCGTCGCGTGGCTCGGGTCCACGATGATCGGCAGGTGGCTCTGCCCCTTCACGTTCGGCACGGCGCTCATGTCGAGCATGTTCCGCGTGCTGTCCTCGAAGCTCCGCACGCCGCGCTCGCACAGCACCACGTCCTTGTTCCCCTCGGCGAGGATGTACTCCGCGCTCATCAGCATGTCCTTCACCGTGGCGCTCATGCCGCGCTTCATCAGCACCGGCTTCTTCGCCCGGCCGACCTCCTTCAGCAGGTCGAAGTTCTGCATGTTGCGGGCGCCCAACTGGAGCATGTCGGCGTACCGGCACACCAGGTCCACCTGCCGCGGGTCCATCACCTCGGTGACGACGGGCATGTCGTACTTGTCGCCCACGTCCCGCAGGATTTTCAGCCCGTCCTCGCCCATCCCCTGGAAGCTGTACGGGCTCGTCCGCGGCTTGAACGCGCCGCCGCGTAGGATGTTCGCCCCGCCGGCCTTCACGTACTTGGCGACGGTGTCCATCACCTCGTAGCTCTCGACCGCGCACGGCCCGGCGATCATGGCCAGGCTGCCGCCGCCGACCTTCACCTTGCCGACGTACACCGCCGAGTCTTCCTTGTGGAACTCACGCGACGCCAGCTTGAACGGCTTCATGATCGACAGGACCTGCTCGACGCCCGGAATGGCGGAGAAGTTCTCCGTCTGCGGCTTCCGCTCGTCGCCGATCACGCCGACGATCGTCCGCGTCTCGCCGCGAGAGACGTGGGGCGTGAAGCCGAGTTCCTTCACCCGCTCGATGACGTGCTCGATCTGTTCCAGGCTGGCGTCGGGCCGAATCACGAGGATCATGGCAGAAACTTTCGACCGCCGGCCGGGCCGACGGGGGCGCGGGTGAGGGATGCGGTTAACGTAGGGACGCGGCCCGGGCGGGAACACCCGGGCGGACGGCGGACGGTCGAGCCGGCGTGATTGTGTGCACGACTCCCCCCCGGGGGTCGAGGCACGCATTGAGTCTATGACACAAAAGAGTGTGAGGGCGACCCGGGCTGTCGCTACTCCTCGGACGCTTTCGCGGCCGGGAACGACCCCAGCGGCGAGACCTCGTCGCACACGGCTTCCAGGCCGGCGAGCGCCTTCTTCACCTTCGGGTCGTCGCGGTGGCCTTCCATCTCCAGGAAGAACACGTACTCGCCCTTCGCCTCGCGGTACGGGAACGACTCCACCCACGTCAGGTTGATCTTGTTCTGCTTGAAGACCTGGAGTGCGTCCGCCAGCGAGCCCGGGCTGTTGGTCGTCTGAAACATCAACGCCGTCTTGTCGGCGCCGGTCTTGGCGCTGTCCGACAGGCCGATGACGGCGAACCGCGTCTCGTTGAACGGGCTGTCCTCGATGTTGTTGTACAGGATGCGGATGCCGTACCGCACCGCCGCCTGCCGGCCGGCCACGGCCGCGACGTGCGGCTCGCTCTGCACCAGCGACGCCGCGTGCGCCGTGCTCGACACCTCGTGCAGGCTGGCGTGCGGCAGGTTCTTCGACAGCCAGTTCCGACACTGGCTCAGCGCCTGGGCCTTGCTGTAAACGCGGCGGATTTCCGTCTGCTCGCAGTTCGCCAGCAGGTGGTGCCGGACGCGCAACCGCACCTCGGCGCAAATCTTCACCTGAGGCATGCGGATGAACATGTCCAGCGTGTCGGTGATGCGGCCGTCGGTGCTGTTCTCAAGCGGCACGACCCCGTAGTCGGCGTGCTTCCGCTGCACCTCCTCGAAGACGGCCGCGATGGTGCCGGTCCGGAGGTACGTCATCGCTTCGCCGAACCGCTCCAGCGCCGCGAGGTGGCTGTAACTGTATTCCGGGCCGAGGAATGCGATCTTCTGCACCTTCTGAATGGCCCGCGACCCGCTGATGAGTTCGCGGAAGATCGCCCGCAGCGTGACTTCCTCGAGCGGCCCCTTGTTGGCGGCGAGGATGTTGTTCATCACCTCTTCTTCGCGGGCGGCCGAGAACACCTCGCCGCCCTGGTCGGCCTTCACCTTGCCGATGCGGGCCGCGACCGCCGACCGCTTGTTCAACAGGTCAAGGATCTGCAGGTCGAACTTGTCGATCTGGACGCGCAGCCCCTTGAGGTCGGCGGAGGTCTTGTCGGCTCCGTCGTCGGTCTTGCGCGCCATGGCGGAACCCGCGAGGGGATGAGTAGTTGGGTAGGAATGTACCGGCCGGCCGCGCGGGCGTCAACGAACAGAGTTAAGTCCGAGTGAAGGGGCGGTTCCGGTTGTAGCGGCGGTAGCGAGAATCCCGGTTGTCGCAATCCGTTCGCTATCACTGACTTGCCGCCAGCCGTCAAAACGGCAGTCGCCGCGGGTGGCGGGATCAGCGAGCTCCCCGATTCGGCGGCGATCGGCGTGCGGAAGCATTGACCAGATTATGACTTGCGTCGCCGCCACGTCGCAAGCGCGTGGGCTGGTATGAGGGTTGCTGAGCAACGCGACAAAACCTACGAATCCGGTGCGCCCCCGCCCGAATCCAACACGTGTCACAAACCCGGTCCGCTGCCCGGCCGACCGGCTAGAACACTACGAAACCGGAGACCCAAGTCATGGCGGAAGAAAAGATCATCGGCATCGACCTCGGCACCACCAACTCGGTGGTCGCCGTGATGGAAGGCGGCGCGGCCAAGGTCATTCCCAACCAGGAAGGCAACGCGATCACCCCGAGCGTGGTCGCGTTCACCGACAAGGGCGACCGCATCGTCGGCGACCCGGCGAAGCGTCAGGCGGTCACCAACCCGCGGCGGACCATCTACAGCATCAAGCGGTTCATGGGCCGCCGGCACGACGAGGTGGAGAGCGAGGAGAAGCTCGTCCCGTACAAGATCGTCGGCGGCAAGAGCGACCTGGTGAAGGTGGACATCGACGGCAAGTCGTTCACCCCGCCCGAGATCAGCGCGATGGTGCTGCGCAAGCTCAAGGAGAGCGCCGAGGCCTACCTCGGGCAGACCGTCCGCAAGGCGGTCATCACCGTGCCGGCGTACTTCAACGACGCCCAGCGGCAGGCCACGATCGACGCCGCCGCCATCGCCGGGTTCGACACCGAGTACGAGATCCGCGGCAAGGACGGCAAGGTCGTCAAGCAGCGGATGCGCATCATCAACGAGCCGACGGCCGCGGCCGTGGCCTACGCGCTGGACAAGAAGAAGGACCAGAAGATCGCCGTGTTCGACCTCGGCGGCGGCACCTTCGACATCTCGGTGCTGGACGTCGGCGACGACGGCGTGTTCCAGGTGCTCAGCACCAACGGCGACACGCACCTCGGCGGCGACGACTTCGACCAGGTGCTGATGGACTTCATCGCCGACACGTTCCAGAAGGAGAACGGCATCGACCTGCGGAAGGACGCGATGGCGATGCAGCGGCTCAAGGAGGCCGCCGAGCGGGCCAAGAAGGACCTGAGCCAGCAGACGCAGACGGACATCAACCTGCCGTTCATCACCGCCGACGCCAGCGGCCCGAAGCACCTGATGCTGACGGTCACCCGGACGCAGTTCGAGAAGATGGTGGACCACCTGTTCGAGCGCTGCAAGAAGCCGGTGCTGACGGCCCTCAGCGACGCGCGGCTGAAGCCGAACCAGATCGACGAGGTCGTGATGGTCGGCGGCATGACCCGGATGCCGCGGGTGCAGCAGCTGGTGAAGGACATCTTCGGCAAGGAGGGGCACCGCGGCGTGAACCCGGACGAGGTGGTGGCGATCGGCGCCGCCATCCAGGGGGCGCAGCTGCTCCTCGGGGCCGCGGCCGACATCCAGCTGCTCGACGTGACGCCGCTGTCGCTGGGCCTCGAAACGCTCGGCGGCGTGCTGACGGTGATGATCCCGAAGAACACCACCATCCCGACGAAGAAGACGGAGGTGTTCACGACCGCCGCGGACAGCCAGCCGTCGGTCGAGGTGCAGGTGTTCCAGGGCGAGCGGCCGATGGCCCGGGACAACAAGCAGATCGGCACGTTCCACCTGGACGGCATCCCGCCGGCCCCGCGCGGGACGCCGAAGGTCGAGGTGAGCTTCGACCTGGACGCCAACGGCGTGCTGAGCGTGTCCGCGAAGGACCTGGGCACGGGCAAGTCGCAGCAGATTCGCATCGAGGGCTCGTCCGGCCTGAGCAAGGACGAGGTCGAGAAGATGAAGCGCGACGCCGAGCTGCACGCCGACGAGGACAAGCGGAAGCGCGAGCTGGCCGACGCGAAGAACGAGGCCGAGGGGAAGATTCACGCCATCGAGAAGGCGATCGCCGAGGCCGGCGACAAGGTCAGCGAGGGCGACAAGGCGCCGGTGACGCGGGCGGTCGAGAAGGTCCGCGACGCCATCAAGGGCGGCGACGTGGCGGCGGTGAAGGCGGCGACGGCGGAGCTGGATCAGGTGTCGGCGGCGATGGCGCAGCACCTGCAGGCGGCCGCGGCCGGGTCGCCCCCGCCGGGGGCGACGACGCCAGGCAGCGCCGGCAAGCCCGGCGACGACGTGATGGACGCGGAGTACGAGGTGAAGAAGTAACCAACGAGAAAGCCCACCCGGTCTGACGGGTGGGCGTCGAGAAGCGCGGAAGCCCGGGGCGGATGTCCCCGGGCTTCGTGCGTTTAGCCGCCGCAGGTCGAGCAGCCGCTCTTGGTGCTCTTGCAGCCGGTGCTGGTGACGGTGACGACGCCGGCGAGGAGCGCGAGGCAGATGAGAAGCTTACGCATCGGAAGGCCCTTCCCTGGGGGTGTTGCCGGCCGTCCCGTGGCCGACGTGCGACAGGTATCGGCGAGGCGGGGTGGGGCGGGGAGCGGGGAAGTGCGGTGTTTCGAGGGCGGTGGGCGTTGGAGGTCCGGCTGTGCGGGGTGTAGGGGTTCGGCGAGCTGGGGGGCGACGGCCCCCGGCTCGCCGCCCACTATTCCGCCGGCTCCAGCACCGCGGTCATTGACCCGCTGCTGTGCTGGCTCCGCGGGTCGGGGCCGTACGCGTGAATCTGCTCCTGCTTCAGTTCCGCCCGTTCCAGGCTCGTCGTGCACACGATCGCCCGGCCCGTCTTGTGAACCTCCTCGGCGAGCTTGAACCCGGTTTCGAGCGGGTGCGCGAACAGGTCCAGCAGCATGATGGCCACGTACTCGAAGGTGTGGTCGTCGTCGTCCAGCAGGATCACGTGGTACGGCGGCTGGTGCCGCGTTCGTGTCTCGGTCTGCTCGTCGAGTTCCGGCAGCACCGCCGGTCCGCTGCTCATCGATTCCTCCGTCAGCTCGGGCGCAGGGCCGGCGCCTTCGGGTCGGTCCGCGTCGTGTTCGTAACCGGCCCGTGGGCCGGGTCCACCCGGCCGAACACGATCACCGCGATGTCGTCGTTCTGAGCCCGGCCGGCGGCGTGCCGCTTCACCGCCGTCACGAGCTGGTCGCCGACGCGCCGCGGCCGCCAGTTCGCCGCCGCGATGGCGTCGTTCGGCGGCAGCAGGCACTCGTCCACGCCCTCGGGGCCGTACAGCGCCCCGGACGGGCTCATCGCGTCGGTCACGCCGTCGGTGAACACGGCAACCACGTCGCCGACTTCCAACCGCAGCGTGACCGACTCGTACTCGTACCCCGGCATCACCCCCAGCGGCGTGCCGGTCTGGTCGGTGCTGATGGCGTCGTCCAGGTCGTGCGGGCCGACGCGAAACATGCGAGGGTTCATGTGCCCGGCGTTCACGACCGTCATCTGGTGGGCGACCGTGTCGATGAGCATCACGGCCAGGGTGACGAACCGATCGCCGAGCCCGCCGCTGATCATTTGGTCGTTCAGCATCCCGACCGCCTTCACCGGGTCGGGCTCGCTGAGCAGGCAGAACCGCACCTCGGAGCTGAGCTTGGCGACGAGCAGCGCCGCGGGCACGCCCTTCCCCGCCACGTCGCCGAGGACCACCGCGAGCCGCCCGTTCGGGAGCACGACGGCGTCGTAGTAGTCGCCGCCGATCGTCTGCGCGGGCGAGTAGTGGGCGAAGAACTCGTACCCGTCCACGGTCGGCATCGACTGCGGCAGGAACCCGAGCTGCACGGCGCGGGCCAGTTCCATCTCCTTCTTGGCCTTCTCCGCGTTCAGCGCGTTCTCGTGCAGCTTCGCCTTCTCGACCGCCACGCCGGCCAGGTTGGCGACGATGGTGAGGAGGTTCAGGTCGTCCTCGCGGAACTTCTTGGAGCGGTCCTGGGTGTCGAGCTGGATGGCGCCGAGCGACTTCCCCTCGGCGGTGACCAGCGGCACGCACATGACGCTGCGGATCTTGAACTCGGCGATCGACGCGTTGGCCGGGAGCGAGGCGTCGGCGCTGGCGTCCTCGCTCAGGTACGAGTGCTGCGTGTCCACCGCCTTGCGGATGATGGTGCGGCTGAACCGGGCCTCCTCGGGGTCGCCGCGGCGGACGCGGACGGCCCGCGGCACCATGCGGCCGGCGTCGTCCAGCAGGATGATGAAGCACCGGTCGGCCTGCTTGAACTCCTTCAGCATCGTCTCCGCGACCTGGTTCAGCAGCGGGTCCAGGTCGAGCGTCCGCGACAGGCTGGTGCTGATGTCGAGCAGCGCCCGCAGCCGGTCGTTCGGCTGGGTGTCGAGGAAGTGCTGGGCGTTGATCCGGCTGCCGGTGGCCTCGATGGTGGTGGCGCCGCTGGAGTCGGGCTCGTCGTCGGCGTCGCGGGTGAAGTGTTCGGGCAGCGGCGGCTTGTCGGCCGACCTCGCGCGCTCGTCCTCGTACTTGAACAGGAAGTCGCACAGCTTCAGCCGGTCTTCGGCGCGGAGCTGCGTGCGGGCGGTAACCTTGCGGCCGTTGAGGACGGTCTCGTTGCGGCTCTTGAGGTCTTCGACGTAGTAGTGGCCGTTGGCGCGGCTGATCTGGGCGTGGCGGCGGCTGATCGCGTGGTGCGGCAGCACGATCTGGCACGTCTCGGCGTCGCGGCCGAGGACGATGAGGTCGCCGTCGAGCGGGATTCGGTCGCCCGGGGTGCCGCCGGTCGGCGACTTCAGGAGGACGAGCGCGGGCATGGCGGTCCGGAGGCTGGGGCGCGGGGCCGGAAGGCGGCCCGGCGAGCCACCCCGATGTTACCCCCGCCGGGCGGGTAAGGCAAGGAAGCTGGCCGACACGTCGCGGATGTGTTCGACCGCCTCCGGCGGGACGCGTTCCACCGTGCCGTCGCCGCGCTCGAGTTCCAGCCCGTCGAACGACAGCGCGCGGAGGCGGCCGGTCGGGCGCGACCCGTCGGCTCGTTCCAGCTCCACGTCGCGGCCGACGAAGCCGACGCCGCCCGCCCACGCCGCCTCGACCGCGGCCCGGTCGCCGGCCAGCAGCCGCCGCCACGCCGCGTCCAGGTTCCGTACCACGGCCCCGGCCGCGTCGCGCAGCTCGACCGGCGAGCCGGTCACCAGCCCGAGCGAGGTCGCGTCCGGGAGGCCCAGCGCGGCGAACTCGTCGGCCGACTGCGCGAGGTTCAGCCCGACCCCGCACACGACCCGCGCCGCCTGCTCGATCAGGATGCCGCACACCTTCTTGCCCTGAACCAGCAGGTCGTTCGGCCACTTGATCCGGGCCTCGACGCCGGCCAACTCGCGCACCGCGGCGGCGACCGCGACCGCCGCCCACGCGGTGAGAATCACCGGGCGCCGGAGGTCGGCCGGCGGGGTCAGCACGACCGACATCAGCAGGGCCGCCCCGGGCCGGCTCCGCCACGGCCGGCCGAAGCGACCGCGGCCCGCGGTCTGGTTCCGCGCCACGATCACGAGGCCATCGTCCGTCCCGGCCGGCAGCGCGGCGGCGAACGAGTTCGTGCTGTCGAGTTCGTCGAAGACGAGGACGCGGCGGCCGACCCGCTCGGTGGCGAACGTCCATTCGGCGGGGGGCGTCACGATTGGTAGTCGAGGGCGATGTCGAGGGCGGGGGCGGAGTGCGTGAGGGCGCCGACGCTGATGCGGTCCACGCCCGTCGCGGCCGCCGCGGCGATGGTGTCGAGCGTGATTCCCCCGGACGCTTCGAGCCTCGTACCGGGCGAAACCGCGTCGCGGCGGGCGACCGCGGTGCGCATCACGCCGGGCGGCATGTTGTCGAGCAACACGATGTCGGCCTTCGCGGCGAGGGCGTGTTCGAGCTGTTCCATGGTGTCCACTTCCACCTCGATCGGCAGGCCGGCGTTGGCGGCGCGGGCCAGTTCGACGGCGCGGCGCACGTCGCCGCCGAGGCCGGCGAGGTGGTTGTCCTTGATGAGCACGCCGTCGTACAGCCCGACGCGGTGGTTCGTGCCGCCGCCCGCCCGCACGGCGTACTTCTCCAGCAATCGCCAGCCCGGCGCCGTCTTTCGGGTGTCGAGAACCGCGGCGTGCGTGCCGGCAACCGCGTCGACATACCGCCGCGTCAGCGACGCGACGCCCGACAGCCGTTGCAGGAAATTGAGCGCGGTGCGCTCCGCGGCGAGGACGGAGCGCAACGGCCCGGCGACGGTGGCGAGCACGTCGCCGCGGGCGAGCCGGGTGCCGTCGGCGAGCACGGGCGTGAAGGCGAGTGCGGGATCGACGGCGGCGCAGACCAGCGCCGCGGCGGGGAGGCCGGCGGCCACGCCGGCGGTCCGGGCGACGAATGCGGCGCGTCCGGGCTGCTCCGCGGGGATAAGGGAGGCGCTGGTCCGGTCGCCGGCGTCGCCCAGGTCCTCGGCGAGGGCGAGGGCCACGAGCGCGCGGCAGGCGGCGGTTTCGGCCGGGTTGAACGCAGACATGCGGGTAGCATACGCGCCGGTCACTTCCGCCGGCACACTTCCGTGAGCATCGCGTCGAGCGTGGTTGGGTCCACGGGCTTGGTGAGGTGCAGGTCGAAGCCGGCCTCGGCGGTGCGGCGGCGGTCCTCGGCCTGGCCCCACCCCGTCAGCGCGATGAGCGCCACCCGCTCCCCCCACGCCGCCGCCCGGATGCGGCGGGCGACTCCGTTGCCGTCGAGCCGGGGCATGCCGATGTCCAGCACCGCCACGTCCGGCCGGAACTCTTCCGCCACGTCGACCGCCTCCATCCCGTCGGCCGCGGTACGGACCTCGTTTCCCAGCAACTCCAGGAGCGTCGCCAGGCTTTCCGCCGCGTCGGTGTTGTCGTCCGCGACCAGTACCTTCCGTCTGCCACCCGTAACACGCGCGCCGGCGTCCGCCACGTCGCACACTCCCACGGTCGCGCCGGACATATCGGCCCACCCGGTCGTCGGATTGATATCCACAGTGCAGAAGTGGTGAAGGCAACTCCCGTGCCCGGTCGGAAATCCCACTCCGGCCGCAAGGCCGGTCGCGGCCGTGCCTCCTCGCACCGGGAAGCGGGCTTCTCACTACTGACACAATCAGGAAGTCGCGTTCTCATCCGCCGGGCGGCCCGAGTTCCGCTACCACCATTCCGTGAACGTCAAGCCGCGGCACCGTCACCCAGGCGAGACCGCCGTCGTGCCCCATTTCCAAAGCGCGGCCCCCGGGCTCCCACGTCACAGACCGGACGGAATTGGGTAACGGGAAGCCGACACG carries:
- the dnaK gene encoding molecular chaperone DnaK; the encoded protein is MAEEKIIGIDLGTTNSVVAVMEGGAAKVIPNQEGNAITPSVVAFTDKGDRIVGDPAKRQAVTNPRRTIYSIKRFMGRRHDEVESEEKLVPYKIVGGKSDLVKVDIDGKSFTPPEISAMVLRKLKESAEAYLGQTVRKAVITVPAYFNDAQRQATIDAAAIAGFDTEYEIRGKDGKVVKQRMRIINEPTAAAVAYALDKKKDQKIAVFDLGGGTFDISVLDVGDDGVFQVLSTNGDTHLGGDDFDQVLMDFIADTFQKENGIDLRKDAMAMQRLKEAAERAKKDLSQQTQTDINLPFITADASGPKHLMLTVTRTQFEKMVDHLFERCKKPVLTALSDARLKPNQIDEVVMVGGMTRMPRVQQLVKDIFGKEGHRGVNPDEVVAIGAAIQGAQLLLGAAADIQLLDVTPLSLGLETLGGVLTVMIPKNTTIPTKKTEVFTTAADSQPSVEVQVFQGERPMARDNKQIGTFHLDGIPPAPRGTPKVEVSFDLDANGVLSVSAKDLGTGKSQQIRIEGSSGLSKDEVEKMKRDAELHADEDKRKRELADAKNEAEGKIHAIEKAIAEAGDKVSEGDKAPVTRAVEKVRDAIKGGDVAAVKAATAELDQVSAAMAQHLQAAAAGSPPPGATTPGSAGKPGDDVMDAEYEVKK
- a CDS encoding ATP-dependent Clp protease adaptor ClpS: MSSGPAVLPELDEQTETRTRHQPPYHVILLDDDDHTFEYVAIMLLDLFAHPLETGFKLAEEVHKTGRAIVCTTSLERAELKQEQIHAYGPDPRSQHSSGSMTAVLEPAE
- a CDS encoding SpoIIE family protein phosphatase, which translates into the protein MPALVLLKSPTGGTPGDRIPLDGDLIVLGRDAETCQIVLPHHAISRRHAQISRANGHYYVEDLKSRNETVLNGRKVTARTQLRAEDRLKLCDFLFKYEDERARSADKPPLPEHFTRDADDEPDSSGATTIEATGSRINAQHFLDTQPNDRLRALLDISTSLSRTLDLDPLLNQVAETMLKEFKQADRCFIILLDDAGRMVPRAVRVRRGDPEEARFSRTIIRKAVDTQHSYLSEDASADASLPANASIAEFKIRSVMCVPLVTAEGKSLGAIQLDTQDRSKKFREDDLNLLTIVANLAGVAVEKAKLHENALNAEKAKKEMELARAVQLGFLPQSMPTVDGYEFFAHYSPAQTIGGDYYDAVVLPNGRLAVVLGDVAGKGVPAALLVAKLSSEVRFCLLSEPDPVKAVGMLNDQMISGGLGDRFVTLAVMLIDTVAHQMTVVNAGHMNPRMFRVGPHDLDDAISTDQTGTPLGVMPGYEYESVTLRLEVGDVVAVFTDGVTDAMSPSGALYGPEGVDECLLPPNDAIAAANWRPRRVGDQLVTAVKRHAAGRAQNDDIAVIVFGRVDPAHGPVTNTTRTDPKAPALRPS
- a CDS encoding biotin--[acetyl-CoA-carboxylase] ligase; the encoded protein is MTPPAEWTFATERVGRRVLVFDELDSTNSFAAALPAGTDDGLVIVARNQTAGRGRFGRPWRSRPGAALLMSVVLTPPADLRRPVILTAWAAVAVAAAVRELAGVEARIKWPNDLLVQGKKVCGILIEQAARVVCGVGLNLAQSADEFAALGLPDATSLGLVTGSPVELRDAAGAVVRNLDAAWRRLLAGDRAAVEAAWAGGVGFVGRDVELERADGSRPTGRLRALSFDGLELERGDGTVERVPPEAVEHIRDVSASFLALPARRG
- the nadC gene encoding carboxylating nicotinate-nucleotide diphosphorylase gives rise to the protein MSAFNPAETAACRALVALALAEDLGDAGDRTSASLIPAEQPGRAAFVARTAGVAAGLPAAALVCAAVDPALAFTPVLADGTRLARGDVLATVAGPLRSVLAAERTALNFLQRLSGVASLTRRYVDAVAGTHAAVLDTRKTAPGWRLLEKYAVRAGGGTNHRVGLYDGVLIKDNHLAGLGGDVRRAVELARAANAGLPIEVEVDTMEQLEHALAAKADIVLLDNMPPGVMRTAVARRDAVSPGTRLEASGGITLDTIAAAAATGVDRISVGALTHSAPALDIALDYQS
- a CDS encoding response regulator, which produces MSGATVGVCDVADAGARVTGGRRKVLVADDNTDAAESLATLLELLGNEVRTAADGMEAVDVAEEFRPDVAVLDIGMPRLDGNGVARRIRAAAWGERVALIALTGWGQAEDRRRTAEAGFDLHLTKPVDPTTLDAMLTEVCRRK